Proteins encoded by one window of Halomonas sp. SH5A2:
- a CDS encoding ABC transporter transmembrane domain-containing protein, whose amino-acid sequence MSQRPSPRVLLRLLGLLRPYRLRLALAGLALLLASGSVLMLGNGLRLVIDRGFLAADEQALAQMLGLMLAVVAVLAMASALRYYQVTWIGERLAADLRQRVFDHLLSLEPSFFESASDGRAAGEIASRLTADTSVLQSLFGSSVSLALRNLVMLVGAVVLMLITQPWLSAVVLVGIPATLLPIVWYGRRVRRLSRTSQDRVAELGRYAEESLSGIQTLQAFTHEGEDKKRYGERVEQAFGSAVERTRQRAWLTGIAMLVVFTAVGLMLWQGGQAVLAGTMSAGELSAFIFYAVLAAGAVATLAEVAGDVQRAAGAAERLLELLDTQPVIQSPATPQALGNPSRGEIALKNVSFTYPGRESPALEGFDLHIKPGERVAVVGPSGAGKSTLLALLLRFYDPNQGTITLDGLDIRTLELGALRGAMGLVAQTPVLFSGSVADNLCYGDPEASHERQRTAARDASALDFIDALPQGFDTPLGPGGVQLSGGQRQRLAIARALLKNPAVLLLDEATSALDAESERLVQQALDRLMVGRTSIVIAHRLATVIAADRLLVLDGGHLVAAGTHAELINTSGLYRHLAALQFGGDG is encoded by the coding sequence ATGAGCCAACGCCCTAGTCCCCGTGTACTGCTGCGCTTGCTTGGCCTGCTGCGTCCTTACCGACTTCGGTTAGCGTTGGCTGGCCTGGCGTTATTATTGGCGTCGGGTAGTGTTCTGATGCTGGGTAATGGACTGCGCCTGGTCATCGATCGGGGTTTCCTGGCGGCGGATGAACAGGCGCTGGCCCAGATGCTGGGCTTGATGCTGGCCGTAGTAGCGGTGCTGGCGATGGCGTCGGCACTACGTTATTACCAGGTGACCTGGATTGGCGAGCGCTTGGCGGCCGACCTTCGTCAGCGTGTGTTTGACCACCTGCTCAGCCTGGAGCCGAGCTTTTTCGAGAGTGCCAGCGACGGGCGTGCCGCAGGCGAGATTGCCTCGCGGCTAACGGCCGATACGAGTGTGCTGCAAAGCCTGTTTGGCTCTTCGGTCTCGCTGGCGCTGCGCAATCTGGTGATGCTGGTAGGGGCTGTCGTGTTAATGCTGATCACCCAGCCCTGGCTCTCAGCGGTGGTGCTGGTGGGTATCCCGGCGACGCTACTGCCGATTGTTTGGTACGGCCGTCGGGTGCGGCGGCTTTCGCGTACCAGTCAGGACCGCGTCGCCGAGCTTGGCCGCTATGCGGAAGAGTCGCTGAGCGGTATCCAGACCCTCCAGGCGTTCACCCACGAAGGTGAAGATAAAAAACGCTATGGAGAAAGGGTTGAACAGGCGTTTGGCAGCGCCGTGGAGCGCACCCGGCAACGCGCCTGGCTGACGGGTATCGCCATGCTGGTGGTATTCACCGCGGTAGGGTTAATGCTCTGGCAGGGCGGTCAGGCGGTGTTGGCGGGTACCATGAGTGCGGGCGAGCTATCGGCGTTTATTTTCTACGCGGTACTGGCGGCGGGCGCCGTTGCCACGCTGGCCGAAGTCGCAGGGGATGTGCAGCGCGCCGCGGGGGCGGCAGAACGGCTGCTGGAACTGCTCGATACTCAGCCCGTCATTCAATCACCTGCAACGCCGCAGGCACTGGGGAATCCGTCACGAGGCGAGATTGCGCTAAAAAACGTCAGTTTTACCTACCCTGGTCGTGAATCACCGGCGCTTGAAGGCTTTGATCTGCATATCAAGCCAGGCGAGCGGGTTGCCGTTGTGGGGCCTTCCGGGGCAGGCAAGAGCACGCTATTGGCGCTGCTGCTACGCTTTTATGACCCGAACCAAGGAACTATTACGCTGGATGGGCTGGATATCCGCACCCTGGAACTGGGCGCCTTACGCGGCGCCATGGGGCTGGTCGCGCAAACGCCGGTGCTGTTTAGCGGCTCGGTGGCGGACAACCTGTGCTACGGTGACCCGGAGGCAAGTCATGAACGGCAGCGTACCGCCGCGCGAGACGCCAGCGCCCTCGATTTCATCGACGCGCTACCTCAAGGTTTTGATACGCCGCTGGGGCCGGGGGGCGTGCAGCTTTCCGGCGGCCAGCGTCAGCGCCTCGCCATTGCCCGGGCGCTGCTGAAAAATCCTGCGGTGCTCTTGTTGGACGAAGCGACCAGTGCGTTGGATGCCGAGAGCGAGCGACTGGTGCAACAGGCGCTGGACCGATTGATGGTTGGGCGCACCAGTATTGTCATTGCCCACCGGTTGGCGACGGTGATTGCCGCTGACCGTCTGCTGGTACTCGACGGTGGTCACCTGGTGGCGGCTGGCACTCACGCGGAGCTGATTAACACTAGCGGGCTCTATCGTCATCTGGCCGCGCTGCAGTTTGGCGGTGATGGGTAA
- a CDS encoding beta-ketoacyl synthase chain length factor → MRAALHLEDWQAWSAAQSGVAIRSQHDLSSNVSASPLPPMLRRRLDEVGRATCGILSLLDPETACPLIHASRHGDASHTLQMLASITQGDPISPTRFSMSVHNAVLGVHSIAQRHHLPLQALGACGNEFDALLCEAMGYLVEGYPAVVIVFSEGPLPEPYQEHAEDPGSPCAVGMRLSLDRGTKLVSQTLASPSRPTPADVIAWLNDDTPFLDGLLRWQLEAG, encoded by the coding sequence ATGCGCGCAGCCTTACATCTCGAGGACTGGCAGGCGTGGAGCGCGGCTCAGTCAGGCGTTGCAATACGCAGCCAGCACGACCTCTCGTCTAACGTCAGCGCTTCCCCGCTTCCGCCGATGCTGCGTCGTCGCTTGGATGAAGTCGGGCGCGCAACGTGCGGCATTTTGAGCTTGCTGGACCCCGAGACGGCGTGCCCGCTGATCCACGCCTCCCGCCACGGAGATGCCTCGCATACGCTGCAAATGTTGGCGTCGATCACGCAGGGGGACCCGATATCGCCGACCCGCTTTTCGATGTCAGTGCATAACGCCGTGCTGGGCGTGCATTCCATCGCTCAGCGTCATCATCTACCCCTCCAGGCATTGGGGGCCTGCGGGAACGAGTTCGACGCGCTGCTATGTGAGGCGATGGGCTACCTCGTTGAAGGTTATCCGGCGGTCGTGATTGTCTTTTCTGAAGGCCCGCTTCCTGAACCTTATCAGGAACACGCAGAGGACCCCGGTTCACCCTGTGCGGTGGGTATGCGCCTATCATTGGACCGGGGCACCAAGTTGGTCTCGCAGACGCTTGCATCGCCCTCTCGCCCCACGCCGGCGGATGTCATCGCCTGGTTGAATGACGACACGCCGTTTCTCGACGGCTTGCTGCGTTGGCAACTGGAGGCCGGATGA
- a CDS encoding NAD(P)(+) transhydrogenase (Re/Si-specific) subunit beta yields the protein MLGQGFVSAAAIAASVLFILSLGGLSNQEKAKRAVWYGIVGMAVAVFFTAFGPGIGGYWWLIPMMIIGAAIGVYLAKKVEMTEMPQLVAALHSFVGLAAVFVAWSADLERRRVMAAQAAEGAMHEFSAFAALVATKAPDELMFLQIEVVFAIFIGAITFTGSVIAFGKLAGKVDGKSRQLPGGHLLNAGAAVVSLLLAILYLNGAGFWTLIVLAALSFFIGYHLIMGIGGADMPVVVSMLNSYSGWAAAAVGFTLSNDLLIVTGALVGSSGAILSYIMCKAMNRNFISVILGGFGGSQGPAAEIEGEQVAIDAGGVASALNDADSVIIVPGYGMAVAQAQSAVSDLVRKLRAAGKEVRFGIHPVAGRLPGHMNVLLAEAKVPYDIVLEMDEINDDFASTDVVIVIGSNDIVNPAAEEDPNSPIAGMPVLKVWEAKQVFICKRGQGTGYSGIENPLFFKDNSRMFYGDARDSLNSLLPLVE from the coding sequence ATGTTAGGTCAAGGATTCGTATCTGCTGCGGCGATCGCGGCAAGTGTGTTGTTTATCCTCTCGTTGGGCGGGTTGAGTAACCAGGAAAAAGCCAAGCGAGCGGTGTGGTATGGCATCGTCGGCATGGCGGTGGCGGTATTCTTCACCGCCTTTGGCCCCGGGATCGGTGGCTACTGGTGGCTGATCCCGATGATGATCATCGGCGCGGCCATCGGGGTGTATCTGGCCAAAAAGGTCGAGATGACCGAGATGCCCCAGCTCGTGGCCGCACTGCATAGTTTTGTCGGTTTGGCCGCGGTGTTTGTTGCCTGGAGCGCGGATCTGGAGCGCCGCCGGGTGATGGCGGCCCAGGCCGCCGAAGGTGCAATGCACGAGTTTTCCGCCTTTGCGGCGCTGGTGGCGACCAAAGCGCCCGACGAGCTGATGTTCCTGCAAATCGAGGTGGTGTTCGCCATCTTTATCGGTGCGATCACCTTTACCGGCTCGGTGATTGCCTTTGGCAAGCTGGCGGGCAAGGTGGATGGTAAATCGCGCCAACTGCCCGGCGGCCACCTACTGAATGCCGGTGCTGCCGTTGTCTCACTGCTGCTGGCGATTCTCTACCTCAACGGAGCGGGCTTCTGGACACTGATCGTGCTTGCTGCGCTTTCGTTCTTTATCGGTTACCACCTGATCATGGGCATCGGCGGCGCCGATATGCCGGTGGTGGTGTCGATGCTCAACAGCTACTCCGGCTGGGCCGCCGCGGCCGTTGGTTTTACCCTCTCCAACGACCTGCTGATTGTCACCGGCGCGCTGGTGGGGTCGTCGGGTGCGATTCTGTCGTACATCATGTGTAAGGCCATGAACCGCAACTTCATCAGCGTGATTCTGGGTGGCTTTGGCGGCAGCCAGGGACCCGCCGCCGAGATTGAAGGCGAACAGGTTGCCATCGATGCGGGCGGCGTGGCCAGTGCGCTGAACGACGCCGATAGCGTGATTATCGTGCCGGGCTACGGCATGGCGGTGGCTCAGGCACAAAGCGCGGTGAGCGACCTGGTGCGCAAGCTGCGCGCGGCCGGCAAAGAGGTGCGTTTTGGGATCCACCCCGTGGCAGGGCGCCTGCCTGGGCACATGAACGTGCTGCTGGCCGAGGCCAAGGTGCCGTACGACATCGTGCTGGAAATGGACGAAATCAACGATGACTTTGCATCCACCGATGTGGTTATCGTCATCGGCTCCAACGACATCGTCAACCCGGCCGCCGAGGAAGACCCCAACAGCCCGATTGCCGGCATGCCGGTATTGAAGGTCTGGGAAGCCAAGCAGGTGTTCATCTGCAAGCGCGGCCAGGGCACCGGCTACTCGGGGATCGAGAACCCACTGTTCTTCAAGGACAACAGCCGCATGTTCTACGGTGACGCCCGCGACAGCCTCAACTCCCTGTTGCCGTTGGTCGAATAG
- a CDS encoding COG4648 family protein: MQGKAIKSLGVVLAVAWPVLVFVLHDQVGSWPLLVAGAALLAWRMSQARYLAMVVALLMLVLGGLGHADIGMRAYPVAINALMLAVFLTSLWRGMPIVERIARLKEPDLPPAGVAYTRRVTWAWCGFFVINGSIATWTAVYADLATWTLYNGVISYGLIALMFAGEWLLRHRLRRSLS; encoded by the coding sequence ATGCAAGGCAAAGCCATCAAGTCGCTCGGCGTGGTTCTGGCAGTGGCCTGGCCAGTGCTGGTCTTTGTGCTGCATGACCAGGTAGGCAGTTGGCCACTGCTGGTGGCCGGGGCCGCGCTACTCGCCTGGCGGATGTCGCAGGCTCGCTACCTGGCCATGGTGGTAGCGCTGCTGATGCTTGTGCTCGGCGGCTTAGGCCACGCCGATATCGGGATGCGTGCCTACCCGGTTGCCATCAACGCCCTGATGCTGGCGGTTTTTCTCACCAGCCTGTGGCGGGGCATGCCGATTGTCGAACGCATTGCGCGGCTTAAAGAGCCTGATCTGCCACCGGCCGGGGTTGCCTATACACGTCGAGTCACCTGGGCATGGTGCGGCTTCTTTGTTATCAACGGCAGCATCGCCACCTGGACGGCTGTATATGCCGACCTGGCCACCTGGACACTTTATAACGGCGTAATCAGCTATGGGCTGATCGCGCTGATGTTCGCCGGGGAATGGCTATTGCGCCACCGTTTGCGGAGGAGCCTGTCGTGA
- a CDS encoding lysophospholipid acyltransferase family protein, whose translation MTLDQWRRGVGTALSFLVFGIGGLLIGLVIAPLIRLCIRNSERRQRIARRLIQRCFRLFADLMQKLGVLDYRFEHVERLQRPGLLVLANHPSLIDVVFLLAHVPNADCIVKGKLASNPFTRGPILAAGYITNADPEAVLDAAKASLAKGNSLILFPEGTRTAPQRPIKFRRGGANIALRSGTDITPVLIQCTPTTLTKGEPWYRIPIRKVQLDLRVLNDLPVNTDNQQPTGQLARQLTRRLSDHFNRELEHLHYERNLRPDA comes from the coding sequence ATGACACTTGATCAGTGGCGACGTGGTGTGGGAACGGCCCTCTCGTTTCTGGTATTTGGTATCGGCGGCCTGCTGATTGGTCTAGTGATCGCCCCCCTGATCCGGCTATGTATTCGCAACAGTGAACGCCGTCAGCGCATCGCACGCCGGTTGATCCAGCGCTGTTTTCGTTTATTCGCCGACCTGATGCAAAAACTTGGCGTACTGGATTATCGTTTTGAACATGTCGAGCGTTTGCAGCGCCCTGGATTGCTGGTGCTGGCCAACCACCCCTCGCTGATCGACGTGGTATTCCTGTTGGCGCATGTCCCCAATGCTGACTGCATCGTCAAGGGAAAGCTGGCCAGCAACCCATTCACCCGCGGCCCCATCCTGGCGGCGGGCTATATTACCAATGCCGACCCTGAAGCGGTGCTTGACGCGGCCAAGGCGAGCCTTGCGAAAGGCAATTCCTTGATCCTGTTTCCCGAAGGCACGCGCACCGCTCCCCAGCGGCCGATCAAGTTTCGTCGCGGGGGCGCCAATATTGCCCTTCGTTCAGGCACTGATATCACCCCGGTACTGATACAATGCACACCTACCACGCTGACCAAGGGGGAGCCTTGGTACCGGATTCCTATCCGCAAGGTACAGTTGGATCTGCGTGTACTCAACGATCTGCCCGTCAATACAGATAACCAGCAGCCGACCGGGCAGCTCGCCAGACAACTGACACGTCGGCTGAGCGATCACTTCAATAGGGAATTGGAACACTTACATTATGAACGAAACCTCCGACCTGACGCTTGA
- a CDS encoding Re/Si-specific NAD(P)(+) transhydrogenase subunit alpha: MKIGAPKESARGEARVALTPESAQHIQKLGHECLIEAGAGEAAGFSDATYRDAGVSVVDGADALWRDAEVVIKVREPSDAEVKQLHEGQTLITFFWPAQNEALLEACKAQGATVVAMDMVPRISRAQKMDALSSMANIAGYRAVIEAGNNFGRFFTGQVTAAGKVPPAKVLVVGAGVAGLSAIGTATSLGAVVRAFDVRPEVSEQIESMGAEFLFLEFDESQDGSESGGYAAPSSPEFREKQLACFREQAPDVDIVITTALIPGKPAPKLWLEDMVAAMKPGSVVIDLAAEKGGNCDLTQPDERVVSDNGVVVIGYTDFPSLMATQASLLYATNIRHMLTDLTPEKDGVINHNMDDDVIRGATVAHQGEITFPPPPPKVKAIGAAPPKKKEKEPTPEEKKAAEHAAFKAQTKRQVSLLAIGGALMLLLGQVAPVSFMQHFIVFVLACFIGFQVIWNVSHSLHTPLMAVTNAISGIIILGAILQIGTSSVIVGILAAISVLIATINIVGGFLVTRRMLAMFQKS, from the coding sequence GTGAAGATAGGCGCACCGAAAGAAAGTGCCCGGGGGGAGGCGCGCGTCGCGCTCACCCCCGAGAGCGCCCAACATATCCAGAAGCTGGGCCATGAGTGCCTGATTGAAGCTGGCGCCGGCGAGGCGGCGGGCTTTAGTGACGCCACGTATCGCGACGCTGGCGTGAGCGTCGTAGACGGCGCTGATGCGCTGTGGCGAGACGCCGAGGTGGTCATTAAAGTCCGCGAGCCTTCCGATGCCGAAGTCAAGCAGCTGCACGAAGGCCAAACCCTGATTACCTTCTTCTGGCCAGCGCAAAACGAGGCGCTGCTGGAAGCCTGCAAGGCGCAGGGCGCGACCGTGGTGGCGATGGACATGGTGCCGCGTATTTCCCGGGCACAGAAGATGGATGCGCTGTCGTCCATGGCCAATATCGCGGGCTACCGTGCGGTCATCGAGGCGGGCAACAACTTCGGCCGTTTCTTCACCGGGCAGGTAACCGCGGCAGGCAAGGTACCGCCCGCCAAAGTGCTGGTGGTCGGGGCTGGCGTGGCCGGACTATCGGCGATTGGCACGGCGACCAGCTTGGGCGCGGTGGTGCGCGCCTTCGACGTGCGCCCCGAAGTGTCTGAACAGATTGAATCGATGGGCGCCGAGTTCCTGTTCCTCGAATTCGACGAAAGCCAGGACGGGTCCGAAAGCGGCGGCTACGCAGCGCCGTCAAGCCCCGAGTTCCGTGAGAAGCAGCTTGCGTGTTTCCGCGAGCAGGCGCCGGATGTGGATATCGTGATTACCACCGCGCTGATCCCTGGCAAGCCGGCCCCCAAGCTGTGGCTTGAGGACATGGTCGCGGCGATGAAACCCGGTTCAGTGGTGATCGACCTGGCGGCCGAAAAGGGCGGCAACTGTGATCTGACCCAACCCGATGAGCGCGTGGTGAGTGACAACGGCGTGGTCGTGATTGGTTACACCGATTTCCCCTCGCTCATGGCCACTCAGGCGTCGCTGCTTTACGCCACCAATATCCGTCATATGCTGACCGATCTCACCCCCGAGAAAGACGGTGTGATCAACCACAACATGGACGACGACGTGATCCGCGGTGCCACAGTAGCGCATCAAGGCGAGATCACCTTCCCACCGCCGCCGCCCAAAGTAAAAGCGATTGGCGCGGCGCCGCCGAAGAAGAAGGAAAAGGAGCCGACGCCGGAGGAGAAAAAAGCCGCCGAGCATGCTGCTTTCAAGGCCCAGACCAAGCGTCAGGTGAGCTTGTTGGCGATAGGCGGTGCCCTCATGCTGCTGCTCGGCCAGGTAGCGCCCGTCTCGTTCATGCAGCACTTCATTGTGTTTGTATTGGCTTGCTTTATCGGCTTCCAGGTGATCTGGAACGTCAGTCACTCGCTGCATACGCCGTTGATGGCGGTGACCAACGCGATCTCGGGCATCATCATTCTCGGTGCCATCTTGCAGATCGGTACCAGTAGCGTGATCGTCGGCATATTGGCCGCCATCTCGGTGCTGATTGCGACCATTAATATCGTGGGTGGCTTCCTGGTGACACGCCGGATGCTCGCCATGTTCCAAAAATCCTAA
- a CDS encoding acyl carrier protein — translation MSTDVAATERTEIFTHVSKTLIELFELDSHDIKPQARLYEDLDIDSIDAVDLVVELKQFTGRRINPDDFKSVRTIDDVVNAVERLMQR, via the coding sequence GTGTCGACTGATGTTGCTGCCACTGAGCGTACCGAAATATTTACTCACGTGAGCAAGACGCTGATCGAGTTATTCGAGCTCGATTCCCACGATATCAAGCCCCAGGCACGCCTCTACGAAGACCTGGATATCGACAGCATCGATGCTGTGGACCTGGTCGTCGAGCTCAAGCAGTTCACCGGTCGGCGCATCAACCCCGACGACTTCAAGTCGGTGCGCACCATCGACGACGTGGTCAATGCCGTCGAACGCCTGATGCAACGCTGA
- a CDS encoding O-acetylhomoserine aminocarboxypropyltransferase/cysteine synthase family protein, with product MKPETIALHHGYSPDSQNAVAVPIHQTTSFSFDNAQHAADLFDLKVEGNIYSRIMNPTCAVLEQRIAALEGGIAGLAVASGMAAITYAIQTIAEAGDNIVSISELYGGTYNLFAHTLPRQGIQVRFADKDDIDGIEALIDERTKAVFCESIGNPSGGVVDLTKLAEAAHRHGVPVMVDNTTATPFLCRPIEHGADIVIHSATKYIGGHGTTVGGVIVDSGTFPWAENANRFPLLTEPDVSYHGVSYTRDVGDAAFIARARVVPLRNMGAALSAQAAWNLLQGLETLSLRIERICANALAVAKHLENHPLVTWVHYAGLENHPDHALAKRYMNGHASGILSFGIEGGQAAGERFYDALALILRLVNIGDAKSCSSIPASTTHRQLNEQELKTAGVTPDMVRLSIGIEHIDDLLADIDQALAASKA from the coding sequence ATGAAGCCAGAAACCATTGCCCTCCACCATGGCTATTCCCCCGATTCACAAAACGCCGTGGCGGTGCCGATTCATCAAACCACGTCGTTTTCCTTCGATAACGCGCAGCACGCAGCGGATCTGTTTGATCTTAAAGTGGAAGGAAACATCTACTCGCGCATCATGAACCCCACCTGCGCCGTGCTGGAGCAGCGGATAGCCGCGCTGGAAGGCGGTATCGCCGGGCTTGCGGTGGCGTCGGGGATGGCGGCGATCACCTATGCGATCCAGACCATCGCCGAAGCGGGCGATAACATCGTCTCGATCAGCGAACTGTACGGCGGTACCTACAACCTGTTTGCCCACACCCTGCCACGCCAAGGCATTCAGGTGCGCTTTGCCGATAAGGACGATATCGACGGCATCGAAGCGCTGATTGATGAGCGTACCAAGGCGGTTTTCTGTGAAAGTATTGGTAACCCCTCCGGTGGGGTGGTCGATCTGACAAAGCTCGCCGAGGCTGCCCATCGTCATGGGGTGCCGGTGATGGTCGATAACACCACCGCCACGCCGTTCTTGTGTCGGCCGATCGAGCACGGGGCGGATATTGTCATCCACTCAGCGACAAAATATATCGGCGGCCACGGCACCACCGTGGGCGGCGTGATCGTGGATTCAGGGACCTTTCCCTGGGCCGAAAACGCCAACCGTTTTCCACTACTTACGGAACCTGATGTCTCCTATCATGGCGTGAGCTATACCCGTGATGTGGGCGATGCAGCCTTTATTGCCCGTGCCCGGGTGGTGCCGCTACGCAATATGGGCGCGGCGCTATCTGCCCAAGCGGCCTGGAATCTCTTGCAGGGGCTAGAAACGCTGTCACTGCGCATCGAACGTATCTGCGCCAATGCTTTGGCCGTTGCCAAGCACCTGGAAAACCACCCGTTGGTCACCTGGGTGCATTATGCCGGCTTGGAAAATCACCCCGATCACGCGCTGGCCAAGCGGTACATGAACGGTCATGCCTCGGGGATTCTTAGCTTTGGCATTGAAGGTGGCCAGGCCGCCGGCGAGCGCTTCTACGATGCGCTGGCGCTCATTTTGCGTCTGGTCAATATTGGCGATGCCAAGAGCTGCTCTTCCATTCCAGCGTCCACCACGCACCGCCAACTGAACGAGCAAGAGCTAAAAACCGCGGGTGTCACGCCGGATATGGTGCGCCTGTCGATCGGTATTGAGCATATCGACGACCTGCTGGCGGATATTGATCAAGCGCTAGCCGCCTCAAAAGCGTAG
- a CDS encoding phosphopantetheine-binding protein: MNETSDLTLELKQMIIDTLELEDIAPGDIDPEAPLFGDGLGLDSIDALELGLALQKRYGIKLDAEAEETRQHFANLNALQALVEARRVD, from the coding sequence ATGAACGAAACCTCCGACCTGACGCTTGAGCTCAAGCAGATGATCATCGACACGCTGGAGCTTGAAGATATTGCGCCGGGCGATATCGACCCTGAAGCCCCCTTGTTTGGCGATGGACTGGGACTCGACTCCATTGATGCCCTGGAACTTGGTCTGGCACTGCAGAAGCGCTACGGTATCAAGCTGGATGCCGAAGCCGAAGAAACACGCCAACACTTCGCCAACCTGAATGCCCTGCAGGCACTCGTGGAGGCCCGCCGTGTCGACTGA
- the nfsA gene encoding oxygen-insensitive NADPH nitroreductase, producing the protein MNDVIKLLTSHRSIRKFEPREMPDGLLTELIRAGQAAATSSHIQAYSVMHVTDMAKREQLVELTGGQGYVASCSEFLVFCADMKRPLEAAERTGEDVISGMTEQLLVATVDVSLVAQNVAIAAESEGLGICYIGGIRNNPQAVSDLLDLPTHVYPVFGMCIGYPAHDPDVKPRLPVEAVLKENQYSDDTEQVAAFDHTMQGYYQARKGGNKDTDWSHNLTPLFTQKLRPHMREFLIEKGFKMK; encoded by the coding sequence ATGAACGACGTTATCAAGCTGCTGACCTCGCACCGTTCAATCCGCAAGTTTGAGCCGCGTGAGATGCCCGATGGATTATTGACCGAGCTGATCCGCGCGGGGCAGGCCGCCGCGACGTCCAGCCATATTCAAGCCTACAGTGTGATGCATGTCACCGATATGGCGAAACGTGAGCAGTTGGTCGAGCTAACTGGCGGCCAGGGCTATGTGGCAAGTTGCAGTGAGTTTTTGGTCTTCTGTGCCGACATGAAGCGCCCGCTTGAAGCCGCCGAGCGCACCGGGGAAGACGTTATCAGCGGCATGACCGAGCAGTTGCTGGTCGCCACGGTGGATGTATCGCTGGTAGCGCAAAACGTGGCCATTGCGGCGGAGTCAGAAGGGCTTGGCATCTGCTATATCGGCGGGATACGCAATAATCCTCAGGCGGTCAGTGACCTGCTGGACCTTCCGACGCATGTCTACCCGGTATTTGGTATGTGCATCGGTTACCCCGCTCACGACCCCGATGTTAAGCCGCGTCTACCGGTTGAGGCGGTGCTCAAGGAGAATCAATATAGCGACGACACTGAGCAAGTAGCGGCCTTCGATCACACCATGCAGGGCTACTATCAGGCCCGTAAAGGCGGCAACAAGGACACGGATTGGTCGCACAACCTGACGCCGTTATTTACCCAAAAGCTGCGTCCGCACATGCGTGAATTTCTGATCGAGAAAGGATTCAAGATGAAGTGA